CTGAAAAGCTCCGTGCTCGGCGAGTAGCCGGCGAAGACAAAGACGCCGAAAGTGTCGCCGTTCTCCGGCTCGAAGACCGTGCGCTCGCCGGTCTTGCCGTTGACGTAGACCAGGCGGCGCAGCACGGAATCGCCCGAGACGCTTTCCACCGAGGTGTTGGTGAGCACGGTGATCTTCTCGTTCCGCCGCGCCTCGTCGGCCGCCGACTTGGCGCAGGAAAAATCGTCCTTGCGGATCAGCACGGTGACGTGCGAGGCGTACTTGGTCAGGAAAACGCTCTCCTCCGCCGCCGCGAAACCGCCGCCGACGACGAAGACCGGCTTGCCGGTGAAGAACTCGCCGTCGCAGGTGGCGCAGTAGGCGACGCCGTGCCCGCGGAAATCCAGCTCGCCCTCGAAGCCGACCGTGCGCGGATGCGCGCCCGTGGCGACGAGCAGCCCGAAACATTCGAAGACGCCGCGGCTGGTCACGACCCGACGCACGTCGCCATCGACCTCGACGGCCGTCACCTCGGCGAGCAGGAACTCCGCGCCGAAGCTCTCCGCCTGGCGGCGCATCTTTTCCGTCAGCTCCGCGCCGCTGGCGCGCTCGACGCCCGGATAGTTGACGACTTCGGACGTGATCGTGATCTGTCCGCCGAACTTTTCCTTCTCCACGACCAGCACGCGGTAGCAGGCCCGCGCCAGATAAAGAGCGGCGGTCAGTCCAGCCGGACCGCCGCCGATAACGATGACGTCGTAGAGATTTTCGCCCACGCTCACTTACAGCGCTCCGACGAGGTCGAGGCTCGGCTTCAGAGTCTCCGCGCCCGGCTTCCACTTGGCGGGGCAAACCTGGTCGCCGTGCTCGGCGACGAACTGGCAGGCCTGCAGCTTGCGCAGCAGCTCGTCGGCGTTGCGGCCGACGTTGCCGGAATTGACTTCGTAGGCGACGATCTTGCCCTCGGGATTGACGATGAACGTGCCGCGCTCGGCGATGCCAGCCTCCTCGATGAGGACGTCGAAGTCCTTCGCCAGCGCGTGGGTCGGATCGGCTAGCATCGGATAGGTCAGCTTGGAAATCTTCTCGGAGTGATCGTGCCACGCCTTGTGCACGAAATGGGTGTCGCAGGACACGGAGTAGATCTCGCAGCCGGCGGCCTTGAACTTCGCGTAATTGTTTTCCAGATCTTCGAGTTCGGTCGGGCAGACGAAGGTGAAATCCGCGGGATAGAAGAAGAACACGCTCCACGTGCCGAGGATGTCGGCCTTGGTCACGGTCTTGAACTCGTTGTTCTGATAAGCGGAAACCTTGAAATCGGAAACTTCCTTGTTGATAAGAGACATCTTGAATGACCCCCTTGATGTTTTTGGATTAGCATTAATTAACCCTGACTAAAAATATCATATTTCTACGCAATGTCAAGAGGGGGATCAGCAAAAAAACGATTTTTTACGATCCCGCGGCAACAAAGGGAGCCGTCTCGAATCACAGATCTTTCTCCTTGACCGCGGGGCCGACGTACTGATCCATCACGAGCGCCAGATAGAGATTGAGGCAGGTGCGGAAATCTTTCAGGTTCAAGCCCGACTCCTTGTCGAGCTTGTCGAGGCGGTAGATCAGCGTGTTGCGGTGCACGTGCATGCGCCGCGCCGCTTCGACCAGCGAAAAGCCGCTTTCGCACCATTCGCGAATGGTCTCGCGCATCTGTTCCCAGTCGGGATAGCGGCGGAAAGCGCCCGTCACGGCCTGGACGAAGCGGGTGCGCACGGGCGAATCGATCGTGGTGATCACGTCTTCGAGGCGGTAATCGGCGATGTTGTAGACGCCCGGCTGCTGACGGAATTTCTTGCCGAGGAACAGGGCTTTCCACGCTTCCTGATAGCTGACCGCCAGCGCGGAAATGCCCAGCGCCGGCGAACCGATGCCGATGGCGGCCTTGAGATCGAAGGCTTCGATGGCCTGCAGGATCTTGCGCGCGCGCGCCGCGGCTTCGTCGACCATGGAATTCCCGTGCTCCGTCTTCTCGCCGCCGGCCGCGAAAAGGATCACGAAACGGTTGTTGCCGAGCATGGCCGAAAGGTCGCGCGGCTCGGCGAAGAGCTTGCGGATCGACGCGAGCACGGCTTTCTTCACGTTGAGGATGCGCGTTTCGGCGTTCTCGCTCTGGCGGCGCATCTGCTCGCGCACCTGCAGGGCGAAGCGGCCGAACTGGTACAGGTCGACGGCGATGGGAATGTAATGCCAGGTGCGGTCGTAACCGTATTCGGACGCGCGCGACAGCAGCAGCGCCTCGTTGCTGACGCCGGGGACGAAGGAGCCGATGTCCTGGACGAGATTCTGCAGCGTGCTCTCGCGATTGACCGAGTAGGCGTACAATTCGCGCTCGCGCAGCAGCAGTTCGACCTGCTGCTTCACGATCGCGGCGAAGGGAACGACTCTTTCGGGCTCGCCGGCGATCGCCACCGTGCCGGCGATCTGCCCGTTCATGCTCCGGACCGGCGCGGTGACGCCGGGCAGCGTGCCTCTGAGCTGCTGCGCCTGCCTTTCGCCGGTACGAGCGTTCTGTCCGCTGGCGACGACGGATAGCGATGCCTCGTGAAACTGTTCGAGGCGGTCCGTGTTGCTGGAACCGACGATAACGCCTTCCGCATCGGTGATGATCACGTCGAAATTGATGGCCGAGGCGACGGCGGCGGCGATTTCCTGGGCGCATTTGCGCAGCAGGATGTTTCCCTCAGAGTTCTGTTCATACATTTTTCTCACCTTGTGCTTAAAGTATAAATACAGTTAATATTTAGCCATAAATTTTATATTTTTGCAATAGCATATTGAGTGATATTTCACGAACAATCCTCCGAAGTTGTCAGCCAAAGTCCGCTTATGCCTTCTTTGACCGAATGAAAAACGGGAAACGTGTCGCGGCGCATGGAACATTTCCCGTCCGAATGTGTTAAGATGTACTCTACTGACTCGTTCATCGGCAAATTTTTATTCTTCGAAGGCGAAAGGATTTGATCTAAAAATGGCAGAAAATGCGCTTGAAGTGCTTCGCGCGCGCGGCTTCATCGACTGGACCACGGACGACGCCGGCGTCAGGGAATTGTTCGACACAGGCATGGTCACGGCTTACGTGGGCTTCGACCCCACCGCGGACAGTCTGCACGTCGGCCATCTGATCCCGCTGATGGGCTTGGCCTGGCTGCAGCGGCTCGGGCACCGGCCCATCGTGCTGGCCGGCGGCGGCACGGGCATGATCGGCGACCCGTCCATGAAGAGCGCGGAGCGCAATCTGCTGACGATGGATCAGATCCGCCACAACGTCGAAGGCGTCAAGAAGCAACTCATGCACTTCGTCAGCTTCGACTGCGGCGAGAACTCCGCGCTGCTGGTCAACAACTACGACTGGCTGAGTTCCATGAACTTCCTCGAGTTCCTGCGCGATGTG
This sequence is a window from Pyramidobacter sp. YE332. Protein-coding genes within it:
- the ahpC gene encoding alkyl hydroperoxide reductase subunit C, with product MSLINKEVSDFKVSAYQNNEFKTVTKADILGTWSVFFFYPADFTFVCPTELEDLENNYAKFKAAGCEIYSVSCDTHFVHKAWHDHSEKISKLTYPMLADPTHALAKDFDVLIEEAGIAERGTFIVNPEGKIVAYEVNSGNVGRNADELLRKLQACQFVAEHGDQVCPAKWKPGAETLKPSLDLVGAL
- a CDS encoding sugar diacid recognition domain-containing protein, producing MYEQNSEGNILLRKCAQEIAAAVASAINFDVIITDAEGVIVGSSNTDRLEQFHEASLSVVASGQNARTGERQAQQLRGTLPGVTAPVRSMNGQIAGTVAIAGEPERVVPFAAIVKQQVELLLRERELYAYSVNRESTLQNLVQDIGSFVPGVSNEALLLSRASEYGYDRTWHYIPIAVDLYQFGRFALQVREQMRRQSENAETRILNVKKAVLASIRKLFAEPRDLSAMLGNNRFVILFAAGGEKTEHGNSMVDEAAARARKILQAIEAFDLKAAIGIGSPALGISALAVSYQEAWKALFLGKKFRQQPGVYNIADYRLEDVITTIDSPVRTRFVQAVTGAFRRYPDWEQMRETIREWCESGFSLVEAARRMHVHRNTLIYRLDKLDKESGLNLKDFRTCLNLYLALVMDQYVGPAVKEKDL